Genomic DNA from Anguilla anguilla isolate fAngAng1 chromosome 17, fAngAng1.pri, whole genome shotgun sequence:
ggatatgtatgtatatatatatgtgtgtgtgttctgcaggagtGCTACGTGCagtagtgtgtatgtatatatatatgtgtgtgtgttctgcaggagtGCTACGTGCATAACCTCCTGCGTGTGACCGTGTACTTCCCGCTGCTGCGCAGAGAGGTGCTGGAGCTGGTGGTGGGCAGAATGCTCAAGCTGGACGTGAGTAACCCCGCCCGCTGGTGAGGGCGGAGCCTGGCACCGCCCTCTCCTTCCACCGTCACTTGCATGCAGGCGTGTCTTCTGTTTTTGACGTACCGCGTTCGTTAAATCGTTAAAATCGCTGTGGAAATTTTACAGCAGTAATTAATGTGTCTTCCTTGGCAGAGCTATGGAATGGGGAAATACTATGTAAAACAGGGGACGATTTGCTTGTCAGATCTTTAATCCGATTGGTTATCGCACCGCGTTCCCCGTCGCTTCTGGTTGCTTCACTGGCCCGCCTCGCGtcgcctgtctctctctctctgaccccagCCGGTCTGGGCTAAGGGTTCAAAGGTTAACAGTTAAGTTCTTCTGACCTCACTCACGATGaggacaggacagagagagcgagagaatgaAAACTgaaggggagagaagggggaggtgAGTCTCTCGGCCTGCTGCTGATCTACCCCGACCGACTGACGATAAGAAggtacaagaaaaaaaaaaagtaaaacaaccACAGACCACACTGTTGACCAGCAGTGAACGTTGAACGCTTTAAATGAACCACGGTGGTGGAGGTATGACTGAAAATAGAACAAGcgaaacaggaaaaggaaggaAACACCACAGTGTGCCTgcaggatgagagagagagagagagagagagagagagagcggctacCTCGAATCAGTGTCTCACGTAGTACGTGCGAGGCTCGCGCCCGCAACCCAACGCTGCGCCCGCAACCCAACACTGCCCCCGGGAGCAGCCAGCCCGCTAACGCCGCAGCCTGCGAGGGAAGAGGAGCGTTCACTCGACGCAGAAACACACTCGCATGACAGACCGAGAGAAGAATTACTGCAGAATTCAATTATAAAGAAGAGATAACTGGGAGCACACATCTCTgccttttgtcttttgtttgcaGACCTCCATGATGTTTTAGTTTCAGTAACTAGGTCTCCGTACTCATTAGCAATTCGTTTTCAAGAGTACGGTGGGTCGTGCGTGTTTTACATGAAAATGCGATTAACATGGAAGGAATTATCTTGTAATTAGCAATTAACCTGCAATTAAGAAATGCTATTGTAACTTACATTCATCTAATGTGGCCTTATTAGCCCCGGTGCTTAAGAGAAGACTGAGGAGACAGTACTGTGAGGAGGCGTTAAGTGTATGAGTGATGGTGGGAGCTCTGGTGCATTCCGCTGTCTCTTATCGTTGCAGGTCAGCGCCCCCCGCAGCGACATCGAGGAAGCGGAAGAAAACTCCGCCCAGCAGCCcgaagggggcggagcccagGACGAGTGTCTTTTTGACATGGTAACCAGCCCGCCCTCGGAAGTATTCCCTTGATGCCCCATCTTTAGTTTTCCTTCGGCTGCGCCTGGGGCTTATGTTCGGAAAAACCTGTTGTCACGTTTTGTTGCCTTCTGCGATACGTTCGGTTTGTGTCCCGTCAAGATAAACGGCGTGTGACTGTTgcatccctccacctctccctctgcgCTCTGCAGTCGAACTGAAGCGTTCTGTTCTCCAGAAAACAGAAACGGTAAAATCCCTCGCGCTGCCCCTTGTCCCGCTAACGCAGGGGCTAACGGGCTACAGGGCGTTGGCGCACGACCCGCTCAGCCTCTCTGAAATTCCGCGCGTACGGCGGTGTTCTGGGGCGTCTCCCCTGCAGGCCAGGTGGCCCCCGGGGAAAGTGTCGTTGCTAAGCGCGCACCGTAGTCTGGTTACCCTGGGGGGACCGTGTTTGGGAAAGGGGGGCGCGTCCAAGTAAATACTTTCCCTGGGGTTTCCCTCGTTAGTGAACAGAGCCACGCTGCACGCCTGTATCAGTAAGACAGGATGTTATCGTTATTACTGCCTTTGTGAAGAACATGGTTCTAGAGACTACGCCCTGAATCTGAAATTGTACCTGTCGGCTCTTGTTTaatgttgatgttgttgttgttgttctgatTGTGATTGAAAGTTCCAGTGATGGAATGAGGCTTGTATTTAAGAATGTTCTCTTATCGATTTTAAGGATGAGGATGATGGTCCAGAGGCGAAGTCCTCcgaggcagcagggggcgctgtgatGGCTCACCCGGTAGCAGACCGGCTGGACACGCTCATGGCCGTGCTGCTGTCCTACATAAAGGACGTCTGCTACGTGAACGGTGAGGGGCCGTCCCGTAGACCGTGTGGGGTGTGAGTCTTCACCGCGCCGCAACGTTGTGCTTGTTTGTCGCACAGTGTCTGTACCACGGTTGCGTTTGTTTGCGTTGCCTGGATGCTGACTGCTCTGTAacgtggttgtgtttgtgtgtgactctCAGGTTCCTTGGAGTTGGACCGTACCAAGGAGCTGTACAGGGACCTGGTCTCCGTGTTCGATAAGCTGGTTCTGCCCACTCACGCTTCCAGCCACGTGCAGTACGCCCTCTTCTACCTCTGCAGCTTCCGCCTGGTGAGGAAGAGCCCTTTAACGTATCAGTACACGCTCAGCgcggtgtgcgtgtgcttgtgtgtgtgtgagttgttgTTTTATCACTGTTTGTATAACTAAATGTACAGCTGATATGATGCAGACAGTGTTCAAGTGAAAGTGACAGTGTTAGGTGAGGTGGGAGTACTTAGGTGATGTTTGCTCATTTCAGGTACAGGTGACAGTGTTCAGGTGATGTTTGTGTGGTTCAGGTAAAGGTGACAGTGTTCAGGTGATGTTTGCGTGGTTCAGGTAAAGGTGGCTGTGTTCACGTGAGGTTTGTGTGGTTCAGGTAAAGGTGACGGTGTTCAGATGAGATTTGTGTGGTTCAGCTGAAGGTGTTCAGGTGAGgtgttcactctctctcagggccTTGCTGAGGCCTTTCTGGAGCACCTTTGGAAGATCACGcagagccccgcccagcccGCTGTCCTACGCCAGGCAGCCGCCGCCTACATCGGCAGCTTCCTGGCAAGAGCCAAATTCCTGCCCGTTGCGTAAGTGCTTATCCTCCCTACACCCTACCTTCTCTTTCCTCCCTACACCCTACCCACTAGCCCCTACTCTCTACCCTCCATAGCACCCTTCCCCATTCTCCCTACCCACTACTCTCTACCCTCCATAGCACCCTTCCTTATCCTCCCTATCCACTATCCCCTACTCTCTACCCTCCCTATACCCTACCtgctacctcccccccccccccccacacctctaATCTCCTACCCACTATTGAACACATGACATCACCGTCTCCCCGCCCTCCTGCCTGTGATGTACTGGAGTGCTGCTCCCTGTTATCCTGCCGTATTCGCGCTGCACGGTGATTTGCGCTGACCAATCGCGCGTCTCCGTCCCCGCAGCACGGTGAGGGCGTGTCTGGACCTGCTGGTGCCCTGGCTGCATCGCTACATCGACGGCCAGGACTCGGGCTCCAAGGCCTTCTGCGACGTGGCCCTGCACGGGCCATTCTACACCGCCTGCCAGACCGTCTTCTACACCCTCATCTTCCGCCACCGCGCCATCTTGGAGGGCAGCATGCGCCAAGGTGAGACGccccaaaaaacacaacagaaccCGAACGTGAGAACGGAGCACCCTGTGCTACGTCAGGCCTGGGCCTGGGCACACCACAGGTCTctgttcagtgctgtgtgtgtttcagtgtgtgttaatgtgctcTAGTGTGTGTCTCCATGCTGTGCATGTTGTGTATGTGGTTTGCCTTTAAGCTGTGTGTATAgagcctatgtgtgtgtgtgtgtgtgtgtgtgtgtgtgtgtgtgtctatgtctgtgtctgtgcgtgcctgtgcatgtgtgcgtgtatatgtatgtgctcACAGtaatcagtgctgtgtgtgtgtgtgtgtgtgtgtgtatgtgcatgtgtgcttgtatgttcTCACAGtaatcagtgctgtgtgtgtgtgtgtgtgtgcgcctgtgcatgtgtgtgtatgtgtatgtgcatgtgtgcttgtatgttcTCACAGtaatcagtgctgtgtgtgtgtgtgtgtgtgtgtgtgtgtgtgtgtatatgtgtatgtgcatgtgcatgtgtgcttgtatgttcTCACAGtaatcagtgctgtgtgtgtgtgtgtgtgcgtgcctgtgcatgtgtgtgtatgtgtatgtgtatgtgcatgtgtgcttgtatgttcTCACAGtaatcagtgctgtgtgtctgtgctcccAGGCTTGGCCTACCTGCAGGGCCTGAACCTGGAGCGGATCGTGATGTGCCGACTCAACCCGCTGAaggtctgcctgcctgccgtTACCAACATGTTTGCAGCCATCACCAGGTAAGGCTCCATCACCGAGTAATCAGCTAACACTCTGTAATCAGGTAAGGCTCCATCACCgagtaatcagctaacgctctGTAGTCAGGTAATCAGGTAAGGCTCCATCACCgagtaatcagctaacgctctGTAGTCAGGTAATCAGGTAAGGCTCCATCACCgagtaatcagctaacgctctGTAGTCAGGTAATCAGGTAAGGCTCCATCACCgagtaatcagctaacgctctGTAGTCAGGTAATCAGGTGAGGCTCAGCCACCTGTTTCTGTGATTTGGTGCTTTACAGCACACCCTCTTCTCCAGCGCCATAAAATATCGCTGCACTCAGTAGGTTAATAAGAGCAGCATTCGGGAAGGGACTGAGCATTTACAGCCAGTAACAGCTAGAACAAGTGCCGGAGCCAGCTGTGATAAACGATAGCCGTGACTTGATTGGTCAGTGAGCTGCCTGTCCGTGCCTCCGTCCCGCCTGTAGGAAGTACCAGCTGGTGTTCTGCTACACCATCATCGAGCGCAACAGCCGGCTCATGCTGCCGACGGTGAGGAACAGCCAGGGCGGCAGCGCCACGCTCACCAACACCAACGCGCTGGACAGCTTCTTCCCCTTCGACCCCTACCTGCTGAAGAGGTACTGAGCACGGCTGGCCCTGGGTCTGGGGCTCCCTCCTTTTAAAACCACTTCCCTTCTGATATTAACAAAggaagaaagttttttttttcgtttttttttaaatatttaagcatGCAAGATGTGTCCATCTTTTATGCAAATACTGTAGTTTCACTGTGTAGTCTGGCATTGTtagggtgttaaattagcaagcCGTTGACTCTGATGTTTACCCCTGATGAAATCTGCAATGTGTTTCTGCACTAGCAGACTGTATCGGAAGTATTGTGGATTtctctcagaaataaatatggCGATAAAATAATTCTCATCTGATAATATCCGATAATATCTATCTCATCTGATTTTGTATTGAGCTTGGATAGTGTTTGTATTGGATAGTATTAGTGTCTGACAGTGTTGTGCAGTATTTGTTGCAGAGATTAAATGGTCTTCACTTTGGCTGTTCCCAGGTCACGGAAGTTCATTGAGCCGCTGTACCaggtgtgggaggagccaggcgACTGTGAGGTGGATGCTCCCAGGAAGCCAGTCAGACAGGTGATTGCCCCTGGGAACGTGATTGGTTGGCTCTGTGGTGGCCCTTCATTTCCATTCACTGTGATGTAATAAACCTCCAGTGCAGGTAAACCGAGATGCGTACAGAGAGGTCTACACAGACTTCTGCTTTCTCATGGttttaaaaagttcatttttcagtttacttTTATCAGCTTGACTAACATTCCATTCATATTGCCAAACATATAACAAACATAACACAATAAGACAATGCAATAtatcagaattaaaaaaaatgtcctgtgtgctgattggtgggcaGTGACTAGTTCTGGATGCTGATTGGTGCTGGGTGCTCTGTTGCAGTGCTCAGCAGAAGAGGAGGACGATTTCCTGCAGGGCGAGGCAGTCCAGACGGACGGAGTGGTTGGCATGACGCCCGGATCCTACGAGTCGCACCTGCACAGCCCCCGCAGCGTGGGCTCTCCTCCAATCGCCTTCCTCCACCGCCCCTTCTAGCTCCGccctccacccctgcccccttGACCCAGCTGCTGCAGCGTGGCAAGATGGCCGCCGCTCAGGAATCTGCAGGCGAGTGGGGCACGCCCAGGGGGTGTGTCTGTAGCCACGCCCTGCGGAGTCTGTCTGTGGTCATGCTCCAGGGGGTGTGTCTGTAGCCACGCCCTGCGGAGTCTGTCTGTAGCCACGCCCCACGGAGTCTGTCTGTGGTCATGCTCCAGGGGGTGTGTCTGTAGCCATGCCCCACGGAGTCTGTCTGTGGCCATGCCCCAtggggtgtgtctgtggtcaTGCTCCAGGGGGTGTGTCTGTAGCCACGCCCTGCGGAGTCTGTCTGTAGCCACGCCCCACGGAGTCTGTCTGTGGTCATGCTCCAGGGGGTGTGTCTGTAGCCATGCCCCACGGAGTCTGTCTGTGGCCATGCCCcagggggtgtgtctgtggtcGTGCTCCAGGGGGTGTGTCTGTAGCCATGCCCCACGGAGTCTGTCTGTGGCCATGCCCCAGGTGGTGTGTCTGTGGTCATGCTCCAGGGGGTGTGTCTGTAGCCACGCCCTGCAGAGTCTGTCCGTGGCCATGCCCcagggggtgtgtctgtggtcaTGCTCCAGGGGGTGTGTCTGTAGCCATGCCCCAGTGGGGGGTGTCCTTGGCCATGCCCGTTACCGCCATGGTCAGGACCTGCAGCGACCACCGATGGTCTCGTCAGTCCCTGTCTGCGTTTTGACCATTTAAGGGATGGCCCCTCATGAACTGCACCGTAGAATAGACCGATCTTCCCAAAACTCAAGCTGG
This window encodes:
- the rrn3 gene encoding RNA polymerase I-specific transcription initiation factor RRN3, whose translation is MELEDRDFINTPPMKTVRFGGNVVNTLAKFERGDTSDYELLKHQLTDPDIKDGQIINWLQEFRNCVTQLTKDHEQLVYVVLRLPWLGRSAAVVEEYLAFLSNLVSAQTVYLRSCLKMVVSNFTPGRTLIREGDVNISDSDDDDENLPRNFELCHQALQVIGRYVPFTSRFLMPILSENFPFVQKSSRTLECYVHNLLRVTVYFPLLRREVLELVVGRMLKLDVSAPRSDIEEAEENSAQQPEGGGAQDECLFDMDEDDGPEAKSSEAAGGAVMAHPVADRLDTLMAVLLSYIKDVCYVNGSLELDRTKELYRDLVSVFDKLVLPTHASSHVQYALFYLCSFRLGLAEAFLEHLWKITQSPAQPAVLRQAAAAYIGSFLARAKFLPVATVRACLDLLVPWLHRYIDGQDSGSKAFCDVALHGPFYTACQTVFYTLIFRHRAILEGSMRQGLAYLQGLNLERIVMCRLNPLKVCLPAVTNMFAAITRKYQLVFCYTIIERNSRLMLPTVRNSQGGSATLTNTNALDSFFPFDPYLLKRSRKFIEPLYQVWEEPGDCEVDAPRKPVRQCSAEEEDDFLQGEAVQTDGVVGMTPGSYESHLHSPRSVGSPPIAFLHRPF